One window of the Mycoplasmopsis anatis genome contains the following:
- a CDS encoding phosphotransferase encodes MIEIKGGNTNKSFRNNNEFIQEKIYTGFNHKIDYEILRQFDFVPKLLQNDEKTLKYEWIETNELVLNKETLVQIAENFKTLHNSNVNFPKNNISQRVKGYLKILKDKNKTIKELDPYYKRILKILKNSNTNRPLHNDLYLGNILVDKNNKVYFIDWEYATMGDKHFDLAYFIAGTFLNEEQEQIFLDAYESYWEEYLIQQKILVYYLTILWNNVQEPKVFDDSGLFVKLKETVELFDEKKKNNSFKR; translated from the coding sequence ATGATTGAAATTAAAGGTGGTAATACAAATAAATCTTTTAGAAACAATAATGAATTTATCCAAGAAAAAATATACACTGGGTTTAATCACAAAATTGATTATGAAATTCTCAGACAATTTGATTTTGTTCCAAAATTGCTTCAAAATGATGAAAAAACATTGAAATATGAATGAATCGAAACTAATGAATTAGTATTAAATAAAGAAACATTAGTTCAAATTGCAGAAAATTTTAAGACTTTACATAACTCAAATGTAAATTTCCCTAAAAATAATATTTCACAAAGAGTTAAAGGATATCTTAAAATTCTTAAAGATAAAAATAAAACAATTAAAGAACTAGATCCCTACTACAAAAGAATTTTAAAGATATTAAAGAATAGTAACACCAATAGACCATTACATAATGATTTGTATCTAGGGAATATTTTAGTTGACAAAAATAATAAAGTTTATTTCATTGATTGAGAATATGCAACCATGGGTGATAAACACTTTGATTTAGCATACTTTATTGCAGGTACATTCTTAAATGAAGAACAAGAACAAATATTTCTAGATGCATATGAATCATATTGAGAAGAGTATCTAATTCAGCAAAAAATATTAGTTTATTATTTAACTATTCTTTGAAACAACGTGCAAGAACCTAAAGTTTTTGATGATAGTGGTCTTTTTGTAAAACTTAAGGAAACAGTTGAACTTTTTGATGAAAAAAAGAAAAACAACAGTTTTAAAAGATAA
- the secDF gene encoding protein translocase subunit SecDF, whose protein sequence is MNNKIKEFFKLNNWKRITLTILIFIASIATIIFGGVFLSTKGVRNSIEYGSGIQTIVKTEKEGNATTKEETNKIADSIHNRISSNQFSGISVVPNENGIITINQSGLFNDSLKEIYAKNIIEKPLITITDIDGKILFRDGLFSVNDNFNNNDPYRYTPPFQSQSAKADLTTNDNSHIILEYKNSESQLEFNKALQYIQSKKDPKILIWRNLDKLYELTKKYSADWEESGHNLYNFVHVGNKSTQEVLDSNTNSKVTKPSVLKSADFDAERFLIGVEEISYFSQYSSFTFKLLNNNYNYAISLRDDINYSLSDYKLELVSSSYIQNDHSNLPIIGFIVSIVLAVTFISILMIVNYGILGAISTISLALYTTIVLMMFILLRGDYSPLLYLSMITGIIYVSNIHIQTFQKIKNNIYLGDSVKKAFRNANRDTLQHCVDSNIIILIVSFILFYFGTANIREFSIPLIITIVAGLITSILITRITSSLLVSTGYFDNKQKYFGINLSKANAKLINDKVKSFNFIKSFKISSIIFAIVLLISVIVIITVGLVKQEFFLAFNTTSDFISGSTLIIQSDAINQNYITYNTAQKINEFILNSSDLPKVQDSLIMLTEKESLNYLIKINFENQFDISNLINQLRVNFGMLKLDYFITNNTFNINIIKSTFISIGIILGITAFYTLIRTNWANLLTLLISISLVILSVIAITNLLHIQINNHILLLISVIFIISLITIFNNLINSNEIRNYLFTNKKVLTSKDLTQLYNTSVISFVKQNIKLFFIQLIASVIMFAVSFVGTINLWIPLVFLVSMIILNLIILFIIPGLQYFFNNIREKGIQRRINRRFWAVNNPEEQTFNGVNDYTH, encoded by the coding sequence ATGAATAATAAAATAAAAGAATTCTTTAAATTAAATAATTGAAAAAGAATAACATTAACTATTTTAATATTTATCGCATCAATTGCGACCATAATTTTTGGTGGTGTTTTTTTATCTACTAAAGGGGTAAGAAATTCCATTGAATATGGCTCTGGAATTCAAACAATAGTTAAAACCGAAAAAGAAGGTAATGCTACTACAAAAGAGGAAACAAATAAAATTGCTGATTCAATTCACAACAGAATTAGTTCTAATCAATTCTCTGGTATTAGTGTTGTTCCAAATGAAAATGGGATAATCACAATTAATCAGTCAGGTTTATTTAATGATTCACTTAAAGAAATCTATGCTAAAAATATTATTGAAAAACCTTTAATTACCATTACGGATATTGATGGGAAAATTCTTTTTAGAGATGGTCTTTTTAGTGTAAATGATAATTTTAATAATAATGATCCATATCGCTACACCCCTCCATTCCAAAGTCAAAGTGCAAAAGCTGACTTAACAACTAATGATAACAGTCACATTATTCTTGAATATAAAAATTCAGAGTCTCAACTAGAATTTAATAAAGCTCTTCAATATATCCAAAGCAAAAAAGATCCTAAAATTTTAATATGAAGAAATTTAGATAAGTTATATGAACTTACTAAAAAATATTCAGCAGATTGGGAAGAAAGTGGTCATAATTTATACAATTTTGTTCACGTTGGCAATAAATCAACACAAGAAGTTCTTGATTCAAATACTAATTCAAAAGTAACTAAACCTAGTGTGTTAAAATCAGCAGATTTTGATGCGGAACGTTTCTTAATCGGAGTTGAAGAAATTTCATACTTTTCACAATATTCATCTTTTACTTTTAAGTTATTAAACAATAATTACAATTATGCTATTTCTCTAAGAGATGATATAAACTATTCTTTATCAGATTATAAACTTGAATTAGTTTCTAGTTCATATATTCAAAACGATCACTCAAATTTACCTATTATAGGTTTTATTGTTTCAATTGTATTAGCAGTTACATTTATTTCAATTTTAATGATTGTTAATTATGGAATTCTTGGAGCAATTTCAACCATTTCACTTGCATTATATACTACAATAGTTCTAATGATGTTTATTTTACTAAGAGGTGATTACAGTCCGTTATTATATTTATCAATGATTACTGGAATAATTTATGTAAGTAATATTCATATTCAAACCTTTCAAAAGATCAAAAACAACATCTATTTAGGTGATAGTGTTAAAAAAGCGTTTAGAAACGCAAATCGTGATACATTACAACATTGTGTTGACTCAAATATAATAATCCTTATTGTGTCGTTTATATTGTTTTACTTTGGTACTGCAAATATTAGAGAATTTTCTATTCCTTTGATTATCACAATTGTGGCAGGATTAATAACTTCAATTTTAATTACTCGTATAACATCAAGTTTATTAGTTTCAACCGGTTACTTTGATAATAAACAAAAATATTTTGGTATAAACCTCTCAAAAGCTAATGCTAAATTAATTAATGATAAAGTTAAATCATTTAATTTTATTAAGTCATTCAAAATTTCTTCAATAATTTTTGCTATAGTTTTACTAATTTCTGTAATTGTTATTATTACAGTAGGTTTAGTAAAACAAGAATTTTTCTTAGCATTTAATACTACAAGTGATTTCATATCAGGTTCAACTTTAATTATTCAAAGTGATGCAATTAATCAAAACTATATAACTTATAACACTGCTCAAAAAATTAATGAGTTTATATTAAATAGTTCTGACTTACCTAAAGTTCAAGATTCATTAATAATGTTAACTGAAAAAGAGTCACTTAACTATTTAATTAAAATTAACTTTGAAAATCAATTTGATATAAGCAATTTAATAAATCAATTAAGAGTTAACTTTGGAATGTTAAAATTAGATTATTTTATAACAAACAACACTTTTAATATAAATATAATTAAAAGTACGTTTATAAGTATAGGAATAATCTTAGGTATTACTGCTTTTTATACTTTAATAAGAACAAATTGAGCAAATTTATTAACTTTATTAATATCAATTTCTTTAGTTATTTTAAGCGTAATAGCTATAACTAATTTATTACACATTCAAATAAACAATCATATTTTATTACTCATTTCAGTAATATTTATAATCTCACTAATTACAATCTTTAATAATTTAATTAACTCAAATGAAATTAGAAATTATTTATTTACAAATAAAAAGGTTTTAACAAGTAAAGATTTAACTCAACTATACAACACTTCTGTTATTTCATTTGTTAAACAAAATATTAAATTATTCTTTATTCAATTAATTGCTAGCGTAATTATGTTTGCAGTTTCATTTGTAGGAACAATTAATCTTTGAATACCATTAGTATTCTTAGTATCAATGATTATTCTTAACTTAATTATTTTATTTATAATTCCAGGTTTACAATATTTCTTTAATAACATCAGAGAAAAAGGAATTCAAAGAAGAATCAACAGACGCTTTTGGGCTGTTAACAATCCTGAAGAACAAACGTTTAATGGTGTTAATGATTATACTCATTAA
- a CDS encoding MAG3240 family lipoprotein codes for MRVKSFIFGSLAFFSLTTPTVLVSCYQQKNVFADNFDYKIFTQNQLYTLNNRVEFSSIFNETDHEKINKFIKNNKNLNYISTTFATIIKSYSENDLIHSSLLRRNKIKNDLYNNENFLPEIQLIIYDIYDNYDYYKRIYPNLIDIKNIRSISYLNNTEQIFYLENLIALNLNRYSIDSKNQNFNVKIKDIHSIEDNTAIKFKIELNGKSIDNEFYLKGFFSYKYVNNNYNFEDIDNKVRFNEYLSDIKMNFSDKRFNIINFDSLVDNPRNSYNLLTFIKLISDFSQSVELEVPEYRKNIDKSYKLIFKPNKTSLTKEMFQDYFFTVIVTKNNGEVQYYDWNSINFTNHYHLFNGYKDSNNIRFSYPSTTSIKFNNDPNEFVREKLSQILIETFDKYKDNLLVFNNKKMNEIEAYEFINYMPESIKFIQFQVYKEVIQYFPPKNIENYLTEVKFLNFNLDKSIPGKIFFNIDLLNNNNQSLIDQKTKQITFEISGFKGYKNI; via the coding sequence ATGAGAGTTAAATCATTTATATTTGGTAGTCTTGCATTTTTTAGTTTAACTACCCCAACAGTTTTAGTGAGTTGTTATCAACAAAAAAATGTATTTGCTGATAATTTTGATTATAAAATTTTTACACAGAATCAACTATATACACTTAATAATAGAGTGGAATTTAGCTCAATATTTAATGAGACAGATCACGAGAAAATCAATAAATTCATTAAAAATAATAAAAATCTTAACTATATATCAACTACTTTTGCTACTATAATCAAGTCATATTCAGAAAACGATTTAATTCATTCTTCTCTATTAAGAAGAAATAAAATAAAAAATGATTTATATAACAATGAAAACTTCTTACCTGAGATTCAACTGATAATTTATGATATTTATGATAACTATGATTACTATAAAAGAATTTACCCAAATTTAATAGATATAAAGAATATCAGAAGTATTAGTTATCTAAACAATACTGAACAAATTTTTTATCTAGAAAATTTGATTGCATTAAACTTAAATAGATACTCAATAGATTCAAAAAATCAAAACTTCAATGTGAAAATTAAAGACATCCACTCCATCGAAGATAATACAGCTATAAAATTTAAAATTGAGCTTAATGGAAAAAGCATTGATAATGAATTTTATTTAAAAGGATTCTTTAGTTATAAATATGTAAATAATAATTACAATTTTGAGGATATAGATAACAAAGTTAGATTTAATGAATATCTTTCTGATATTAAAATGAATTTTTCAGATAAAAGATTCAATATTATCAATTTTGATTCACTTGTTGATAATCCAAGAAATTCATACAACCTTCTTACTTTTATAAAACTTATTTCGGATTTTAGTCAAAGTGTTGAATTAGAAGTTCCTGAATATAGAAAAAATATCGACAAAAGTTACAAACTAATTTTTAAACCAAATAAAACTAGTTTAACCAAAGAGATGTTTCAAGATTATTTTTTCACAGTTATAGTAACAAAAAACAATGGAGAAGTTCAATATTATGACTGAAATTCAATAAATTTCACAAATCATTATCATCTTTTCAATGGTTATAAAGACAGTAATAATATAAGATTTTCATATCCATCCACTACTTCAATTAAGTTTAATAATGATCCTAATGAATTTGTAAGAGAAAAACTCAGTCAAATACTTATTGAAACTTTTGATAAATACAAAGATAACCTTTTAGTATTTAATAACAAAAAAATGAATGAAATTGAAGCTTATGAATTTATCAACTATATGCCTGAAAGCATTAAGTTTATTCAATTTCAAGTATATAAAGAGGTTATTCAATATTTTCCACCAAAAAATATTGAAAATTATCTAACAGAAGTTAAATTTCTTAACTTTAATCTAGACAAGTCAATTCCGGGAAAAATATTTTTTAATATAGATTTATTAAACAATAATAATCAAAGTTTAATTGATCAGAAAACTAAACAAATCACTTTTGAAATAAGTGGCTTTAAAGGATACAAAAACATTTAA
- the fmt gene encoding methionyl-tRNA formyltransferase, translating to MIKVVLAGTPEFSVAIFEEVIKNFDVVAIVSQPDKPANRGYKLIATPTKLLADKYNIKCYQPNKISEIYEELNKLEFDFLLTAAFGQYIPEKILNLPKKAALNIHGSLLPKYRGAAPIQHSLLNGDKKTGINLIYMVKEMDAGNILKSAEINIEENDTSDTLFNKLSILSAKNITQWLVEVFEGKFTELVQDTSQVILAPKLTKDEAEINPNNTAKQVINKIKAYSSNPGAFTFINDKRVKLFNASINPIKNAIEIKCIDKSIYVYDYQYESKKRVNLIKK from the coding sequence ATGATTAAAGTTGTTCTTGCAGGTACACCCGAATTTTCCGTGGCAATTTTTGAGGAAGTTATTAAAAATTTCGATGTTGTTGCTATTGTTTCTCAGCCTGATAAACCGGCAAATCGAGGATATAAATTAATTGCAACTCCAACAAAATTACTTGCAGATAAATACAATATTAAATGCTACCAACCTAATAAAATTTCTGAAATCTATGAGGAATTAAATAAATTAGAATTTGATTTTTTACTTACTGCAGCATTTGGACAATATATTCCTGAAAAAATACTAAATCTCCCAAAAAAAGCAGCACTAAATATTCACGGTTCCTTGTTACCTAAATATCGTGGTGCAGCTCCAATTCAACATTCACTTTTAAATGGAGATAAAAAAACTGGAATAAATCTAATTTATATGGTTAAAGAAATGGACGCTGGAAATATCCTTAAATCAGCAGAAATTAATATTGAAGAAAATGATACAAGCGATACGCTTTTTAATAAATTAAGTATTCTATCTGCAAAAAATATTACTCAATGACTTGTTGAAGTCTTTGAAGGCAAATTCACTGAATTAGTTCAAGATACTTCACAAGTAATTTTAGCTCCAAAATTAACTAAGGATGAAGCTGAGATTAATCCTAATAATACAGCTAAGCAAGTAATAAACAAAATTAAAGCTTATAGTTCAAATCCGGGTGCTTTCACATTTATAAACGACAAAAGAGTTAAACTTTTTAACGCTTCAATTAATCCAATTAAAAACGCTATAGAAATTAAATGTATTGATAAATCAATTTATGTTTACGATTATCAATATGAATCTAAAAAAAGAGTAAATCTTATAAAAAAATAG
- a CDS encoding dephospho-CoA kinase: MVAIIGEVASGKTFFVNQLKEMGYKVFISDEYVNFLYEKNDEIKNNFRKVFGDLVIQNNKISKEFLKQKIRENFEYIYTIEDMVFPHIFSHFKTQKYDFAEIPVLVSKNINFLTFFNKVINVVPSTEKLDLQRKKRNVDNSFFDALNNKNASFLAKNTLFMNIDIVNIYEYNHQNTELIKKFLIDNNILN; encoded by the coding sequence ATGGTAGCGATAATAGGAGAAGTAGCATCAGGTAAAACTTTTTTTGTTAACCAACTTAAAGAGATGGGATATAAGGTTTTTATTTCTGATGAATACGTTAATTTTCTTTACGAAAAAAATGATGAAATAAAGAATAATTTTAGAAAAGTTTTTGGCGATTTGGTTATACAAAATAACAAAATTTCTAAAGAATTTCTAAAACAAAAAATAAGAGAAAATTTTGAATATATATATACAATCGAAGATATGGTATTTCCACATATTTTTTCACATTTTAAAACACAAAAATATGATTTTGCAGAAATACCCGTTTTAGTGTCAAAAAACATCAATTTTTTAACTTTTTTTAATAAAGTAATAAACGTGGTTCCAAGCACTGAAAAATTAGATCTTCAAAGAAAAAAAAGAAATGTGGATAACTCTTTTTTTGACGCATTAAACAATAAAAATGCTAGTTTTTTAGCTAAAAATACACTTTTTATGAATATTGATATTGTTAATATCTATGAATATAATCATCAAAACACAGAACTTATTAAAAAATTTTTAATCGATAACAACATACTGAATTAA
- a CDS encoding 5'-3' exonuclease, whose protein sequence is MKSNEKNKILLVDGNYLMFQSFYGTYSPNGYIMSSTKGVPTNGTHMFFMILFNLINSLNPTHIFIAFDAPGKTKRHDIYPEYKDGRSKAPEEIFIQFNHVKQILSELNIQHNELVGYEADDLVGTLSKNLSGQKMIYSRDKDLLQLVSKDTTVIFKDNKIKDYAIITDDNFKEIYEIQPFQIPDFKGLAGDSSDNLHGIKGIGEKTAIKLINKYGSLENILQNLNNLSPSISLKIKNDIESGIVCKKLAIINTQVQEISKNDDDYKFKLDKSGTKTLKELELNQILNIIEMS, encoded by the coding sequence ATGAAGAGTAATGAAAAAAACAAAATTTTACTAGTTGATGGTAATTATTTAATGTTCCAGAGTTTTTATGGAACATATTCACCAAATGGATATATAATGTCAAGCACAAAAGGAGTTCCAACCAATGGAACTCATATGTTTTTTATGATTTTATTCAATTTAATAAACTCATTAAATCCAACACATATTTTCATAGCTTTTGATGCTCCAGGTAAAACAAAAAGACATGATATTTACCCAGAATATAAAGATGGACGTTCAAAAGCTCCTGAAGAAATTTTTATTCAATTTAATCATGTAAAACAAATTTTGAGTGAGTTAAATATTCAACACAATGAATTAGTAGGTTATGAAGCAGATGATTTAGTTGGTACCCTCTCAAAAAATTTAAGCGGTCAAAAAATGATTTACTCAAGAGATAAAGATTTATTACAACTTGTTTCAAAAGATACTACAGTAATTTTTAAGGATAATAAAATTAAAGATTATGCAATAATAACTGATGATAATTTCAAAGAGATTTATGAAATACAACCATTTCAAATTCCAGATTTTAAAGGACTAGCAGGTGATAGTTCAGATAATTTGCATGGAATAAAGGGTATTGGCGAAAAAACCGCTATTAAGCTAATTAATAAATATGGTAGTTTAGAAAATATTCTCCAAAATTTAAATAATTTATCACCTTCTATTTCATTAAAGATAAAAAATGATATTGAAAGTGGAATTGTGTGTAAGAAATTAGCTATAATTAACACTCAAGTTCAAGAAATTTCTAAAAATGATGATGATTATAAATTCAAATTGGATAAAAGTGGGACTAAAACCCTTAAAGAATTAGAATTAAATCAAATATTAAATATTATAGAAATGAGTTAA
- the dnaE gene encoding DNA polymerase III subunit alpha: protein MLNNNPFVFLHSNSEYSFLNSTIRLERLFKLAAKKNAKFLALTDKNSLYGLGHFLSLCEKYKITPLIGLEIELNGVKVILHAKNKDGLHKIYQINYLISKAVTITVEMLESDDIFVIDHLENGFFANKIAAPKLTNFYYNNKVAIFENTIYAPTREMLFSSETETLITLRKINSSTNAELIFQNSDYFEIDQNGLDQKVIDNTLNLVSQISLEFPSNKPRIAKLFKTREESYKKIIELIDRGLNDRILSLKNFSIEIINQRINYELETISKLDFIDYFLIIADAVNWAKQNGIAVGPGRGSASGSLISYLLKITEVNPLQYNLYFERFLNPERVSLPDIDIDIQDNRREEVINYIVDKYGIENCALITTFQTLGAKNSIRDVGRVLNINLSEIDKISKTLADGQSIEEGYQNNSRFRIAIEKYPKLLELSKNIEGLPRQKGVHPAGIIISDTPIIDIMPISFSTEKINQVDLTLDYIEKFGLIKIDFLGLKTLTIIQNIEKDLNYENCFDYIASTTPNIYSDQKTLMCLNSTLSQGIFQIDSPGMKRTISNVGIDTFNDLFAIISLFRPGPMEYIKEYALNKKNPNKIELIHPIYDEIVRETFGIIVYQEQIMQIAQKLVGMSFGQADILRRTISKKDLLKMEQYKTFFNDLAKNNNIDPHTSETIYNKIEKFASYGFNKAHAVAYAMITFKMAYYKVRYPEIFYKALITNSGSSQADVNKYVEECIQQNIKVNSPEINHSSFEAVATKNGIYLPFILIKKVGNSAVEKILYDRALYKKYNTFSEAYFRLRNSGVSDSVFEVLIKSSVFREFGNQNTLLNYFETLKEFWKMFSSSLKDYAGDTYQRILELIDLHKVIRVDKDGNYFEDFIEVLPADFQEESKNENEFLGNIYNAVPTLNYETNYKLNKLINKSENWVTALVLEVKQIFSRGLVMITIKDSTLTDSAWVVENNFKKFETIPKKDKIYSFLLSRSYTGKLKILDCKEIYYEE, encoded by the coding sequence ATGTTAAATAATAATCCTTTTGTTTTTTTACATTCAAATTCTGAATATTCTTTTTTAAACTCAACCATTAGACTAGAAAGACTATTTAAATTGGCGGCTAAAAAAAACGCTAAGTTTTTAGCTCTAACCGACAAAAATAGTTTATATGGTTTAGGTCATTTTTTAAGTTTATGTGAAAAATATAAAATTACTCCTTTGATTGGTTTGGAAATTGAGTTAAATGGAGTTAAAGTAATTTTGCATGCAAAAAATAAAGACGGATTGCATAAAATTTATCAAATAAATTACTTAATTTCAAAAGCTGTTACCATAACCGTCGAAATGTTAGAATCTGATGATATTTTTGTTATTGATCATTTGGAGAATGGGTTTTTTGCTAATAAAATTGCTGCACCAAAATTAACTAATTTTTACTATAACAATAAAGTGGCTATTTTTGAAAACACAATTTATGCACCAACTAGAGAAATGCTCTTTAGTAGTGAAACTGAAACTTTAATTACATTACGTAAAATAAACTCAAGTACTAATGCTGAGCTAATTTTTCAAAATAGTGATTATTTTGAAATTGATCAAAATGGATTAGATCAGAAAGTAATTGATAATACCTTAAATTTAGTTTCACAAATTTCCCTTGAATTTCCATCAAATAAACCTAGAATTGCTAAGCTATTTAAAACTAGAGAAGAATCATACAAAAAAATTATCGAATTAATTGATAGAGGTTTAAATGACAGAATTTTAAGCTTAAAGAATTTTTCAATTGAAATAATAAACCAAAGAATTAATTATGAATTAGAAACTATTTCAAAGCTAGATTTTATTGATTATTTTTTAATTATCGCTGATGCTGTTAATTGAGCAAAACAAAATGGAATAGCAGTCGGACCTGGTCGTGGAAGTGCATCAGGTTCTCTTATTTCATACCTATTAAAAATAACAGAGGTTAATCCTTTACAATACAATTTATATTTTGAACGTTTTCTTAACCCAGAACGTGTCAGCTTACCTGATATTGATATTGATATCCAGGATAATCGAAGAGAAGAAGTAATAAACTATATTGTTGATAAATATGGAATTGAAAATTGCGCGTTAATTACAACATTTCAAACCCTGGGGGCTAAAAACTCAATTCGGGATGTTGGAAGAGTTTTAAATATTAACTTGAGTGAAATTGATAAAATATCTAAAACTCTTGCTGATGGTCAAAGTATTGAAGAAGGATATCAAAATAATTCTCGTTTCAGAATAGCTATTGAAAAATATCCTAAATTACTAGAATTATCAAAAAATATCGAAGGTTTACCTCGCCAAAAAGGTGTTCATCCAGCTGGAATTATTATATCTGATACTCCAATAATTGATATTATGCCAATTTCATTTTCAACTGAAAAAATAAATCAAGTCGACTTAACTCTTGACTATATTGAGAAATTTGGATTAATAAAAATAGATTTTTTAGGCTTAAAAACTTTAACTATAATTCAAAATATTGAAAAAGACCTAAATTATGAAAACTGTTTTGATTATATAGCATCAACAACACCAAATATCTATTCAGATCAAAAAACATTAATGTGCTTAAATTCAACACTTTCACAAGGTATTTTCCAAATTGATAGTCCGGGAATGAAACGCACTATTTCAAATGTTGGGATCGACACTTTCAACGATCTTTTTGCTATCATTTCACTTTTTAGACCTGGTCCAATGGAATACATTAAAGAATATGCTTTAAATAAAAAAAATCCAAATAAAATCGAATTAATCCACCCCATTTATGATGAAATAGTTCGAGAAACATTTGGAATTATTGTTTACCAAGAACAAATTATGCAAATTGCACAAAAACTTGTTGGAATGAGTTTTGGACAAGCTGATATTTTAAGAAGAACCATTTCTAAAAAAGACTTATTAAAAATGGAACAGTATAAAACTTTCTTCAATGATTTAGCAAAAAATAATAATATTGACCCACACACTAGTGAAACCATTTATAATAAAATAGAAAAATTTGCTTCATATGGATTTAATAAAGCTCATGCAGTAGCATATGCGATGATAACATTCAAGATGGCATATTACAAAGTTAGATATCCAGAAATTTTCTATAAAGCATTAATTACTAATTCAGGTAGTTCTCAAGCTGATGTTAATAAGTATGTAGAAGAGTGTATTCAACAAAATATTAAGGTTAATTCACCAGAAATTAATCATTCATCATTTGAAGCTGTTGCGACCAAAAATGGTATATACCTACCATTTATATTAATAAAAAAAGTAGGAAATAGTGCAGTAGAAAAAATATTATATGACAGGGCGCTCTATAAAAAATACAACACTTTTTCTGAAGCTTACTTCAGATTAAGAAATTCAGGTGTTTCAGACTCAGTTTTTGAAGTGTTAATAAAATCTAGTGTATTTAGAGAATTTGGAAATCAAAACACTTTATTAAATTATTTCGAAACTCTTAAAGAATTCTGAAAAATGTTTTCTAGTTCACTAAAAGATTACGCTGGTGATACTTACCAAAGAATTTTAGAGTTAATTGATTTACATAAAGTTATTAGAGTTGATAAAGATGGTAATTACTTTGAAGACTTTATTGAAGTTCTACCTGCTGATTTTCAAGAAGAATCTAAAAATGAAAATGAATTCTTGGGTAATATTTATAATGCTGTACCAACATTGAATTATGAAACTAATTATAAACTAAACAAACTAATTAATAAATCAGAGAACTGAGTTACTGCTTTAGTTTTAGAAGTAAAACAAATTTTTAGTAGAGGTTTAGTGATGATTACTATCAAGGACTCAACCTTAACCGATAGTGCTTGAGTTGTGGAAAATAATTTTAAAAAATTTGAAACTATACCTAAAAAAGATAAGATTTATAGCTTTTTATTAAGTAGAAGTTACACTGGTAAACTCAAAATTCTAGATTGCAAGGAAATATATTATGAAGAGTAA